Proteins encoded within one genomic window of Halocatena marina:
- a CDS encoding transcription initiation factor IIB family protein, with amino-acid sequence MNNVTSYNPTETSTTERSTHDGEQKHAEREMVCPECGGVLIEDHEHGERVCTECGLVVESDEMDRGPEWRAFDASERDEKARVGAPTTNMMHDKGLSTTIDWQNKDAYGSALSSRQRQKMQRLRTWNERVQAGNARERNLKQALGEIDRMASALSLPETVRETASVIYRRALSEGHVQGRSIEGIATAALYAAGRQAGTPRTIDEVAHVSRIEELRFERAYRYLVRELGLEIAPANPVSYIPRFASDLSVSDETERRARELLDAAKDEGVHSGKNPVGLAAAALYAAGLLTSEDITQRRIAKTADVSAVTIRKRYRELLRAGYDGAPDTDL; translated from the coding sequence GTGAATAACGTAACATCGTACAATCCGACAGAGACATCGACAACCGAGCGTTCGACCCACGACGGTGAGCAGAAACACGCTGAGCGGGAAATGGTCTGTCCCGAGTGTGGAGGAGTACTCATCGAGGATCACGAACACGGAGAGCGTGTCTGTACCGAGTGTGGGTTAGTTGTCGAGAGCGATGAGATGGACCGTGGTCCGGAGTGGCGTGCGTTCGATGCCAGCGAGCGAGACGAGAAGGCTCGCGTCGGTGCTCCGACAACCAACATGATGCACGATAAAGGGTTGTCGACCACCATTGACTGGCAGAACAAGGATGCCTACGGTTCAGCACTCTCATCTCGACAGCGCCAGAAGATGCAACGTCTTCGGACGTGGAACGAGCGCGTTCAGGCGGGTAATGCAAGAGAGCGTAATCTCAAGCAGGCATTGGGTGAGATCGATCGGATGGCCTCAGCACTCAGTCTTCCCGAAACGGTCCGCGAAACTGCAAGCGTCATCTATCGGCGTGCGCTTTCGGAAGGACACGTGCAGGGGCGATCGATCGAGGGAATTGCGACGGCCGCACTGTACGCAGCTGGGCGACAAGCCGGAACGCCACGAACGATCGATGAGGTGGCTCACGTCAGTCGAATTGAAGAGCTTCGGTTCGAACGCGCTTACCGGTATCTGGTTCGGGAATTGGGTCTCGAAATCGCCCCTGCGAACCCGGTGAGCTACATTCCTCGGTTTGCGAGCGATCTTAGCGTGAGTGATGAAACCGAGCGTCGAGCACGAGAACTCCTCGATGCAGCAAAGGATGAGGGTGTTCACAGCGGGAAGAACCCAGTTGGGTTGGCTGCCGCCGCCCTGTACGCGGCTGGGCTACTAACGAGTGAAGATATCACGCAACGTCGCATTGCGAAAACCGCTGATGTCAGCGCCGTTACTATCCGAAAACGATACCGTGAGCTCCTTCGAGCGGGCTATGACGGCGCACCAGACACCGATCTCTGA
- a CDS encoding cobalamin B12-binding domain-containing protein has product MSTDQGRGQRSIRCLVAKVGLDGHDRGAHVIARAFRDAGFEVIYSGLHKAPDEIVQAAVQEDVDVLGISILSGAHNTLVPKIVEGLEEYGALDDTLIIVGGIVPEDDRPELKELGVAEIFGPGASMEETTQFVRENAPERER; this is encoded by the coding sequence ATGAGCACAGATCAGGGTCGGGGTCAGCGGTCAATTCGCTGTCTTGTCGCCAAGGTCGGATTGGACGGTCACGACCGGGGTGCACACGTTATCGCTCGTGCGTTCCGCGATGCGGGGTTCGAAGTCATCTACTCCGGACTCCACAAAGCACCAGACGAGATCGTTCAGGCCGCTGTCCAAGAAGATGTCGACGTGCTCGGAATCTCTATTCTCTCGGGCGCACACAACACGCTCGTGCCGAAGATTGTAGAGGGATTAGAAGAGTACGGCGCGCTCGATGACACGCTCATCATCGTCGGTGGAATTGTTCCTGAAGACGACCGTCCAGAGCTCAAAGAGCTCGGTGTTGCCGAAATCTTCGGTCCCGGTGCGTCGATGGAAGAGACGACCCAGTTCGTCCGCGAGAACGCCCCCGAGCGCGAGCGATGA
- the fen gene encoding flap endonuclease-1, with product MGNASLRDIAAIDEVSFDSLDGVVAVDAHNWLYRYLTTTVRFTNSDVYTTEDGAEVANLIGVVRGLPKFFENDLTPVFIFDGGVTDLKSDEVQARREQRQQYEEQLETARKEGDATEVALLESRTQRLTNVIQETTRELLSLLDVPVVEAPAEGEAQAAHMGRTGAVDYVGSEDYDTLLLGAPLTIRKLTNSGDPERMDFEATLAEHDITWEQLVDIGILCGTDFNEGISGIGPKTAVKKINTHGDLWSVLDAEGEYIEHADLIRELFLNPDVTDDYAFETDTSPDIGAAKAYVSDWGIPESNVERGFERIEESVAQTGLDEWM from the coding sequence ATGGGAAACGCATCGCTCAGGGATATTGCGGCTATCGACGAGGTCTCGTTCGACTCACTCGATGGAGTCGTCGCTGTTGACGCGCACAATTGGCTCTATCGGTATCTCACGACAACGGTCAGATTCACCAACAGTGACGTTTATACGACAGAAGACGGAGCAGAGGTCGCAAATCTGATCGGAGTTGTTCGCGGACTGCCGAAGTTTTTCGAGAACGATCTCACCCCTGTCTTCATCTTCGATGGGGGCGTCACGGATCTCAAAAGCGACGAGGTACAGGCGCGTCGGGAACAGCGCCAGCAGTACGAAGAGCAGCTCGAAACGGCCCGCAAAGAGGGCGACGCGACTGAGGTTGCACTGCTCGAATCGCGCACACAACGCCTGACGAACGTCATCCAAGAGACGACCCGCGAGCTTCTCTCGTTGCTCGATGTACCGGTCGTCGAAGCTCCCGCAGAAGGTGAAGCACAAGCCGCCCACATGGGTCGCACAGGGGCCGTCGATTACGTCGGAAGCGAGGACTACGACACCCTCCTTTTGGGAGCCCCCCTCACGATCCGTAAGCTCACGAACTCTGGCGACCCAGAGCGCATGGACTTCGAGGCGACGTTGGCGGAACACGACATCACGTGGGAACAGCTCGTCGATATCGGTATCCTCTGTGGAACAGACTTCAACGAAGGGATTTCCGGTATCGGACCGAAAACGGCAGTGAAAAAAATCAACACACACGGTGATCTGTGGAGTGTGCTCGACGCCGAAGGTGAGTACATCGAACACGCTGATCTCATCCGAGAGCTGTTCTTGAACCCCGACGTGACCGACGATTATGCGTTCGAGACGGACACCTCACCAGATATCGGAGCCGCAAAAGCCTACGTTTCCGATTGGGGAATCCCAGAGAGCAACGTCGAACGTGGATTCGAGCGCATCGAAGAATCAGTCGCCCAGACCGGACTGGACGAGTGGATGTAA
- a CDS encoding helix-turn-helix domain-containing protein has protein sequence MREFVITIEYEPGVDAVADVFIEHPSALSKSVACSMAGDAMWRLDRITGPKSAIERLEYLLLDSERCNECPDRPACHSHREYELLSGDATSSTIYTYRSGIDKCRTLPSLAREYLGDGLFYETERREERYEWRILMRNDANVGRLYDAMQAELCDGLSVSLSHLSEPTHWTDEAITVAKLPYEQREALELAVEHGYYQTPRETSLSDLAIAVGIPQSTLQYRLQRAESWLARHFVAECL, from the coding sequence ATGCGGGAGTTCGTTATTACGATCGAATACGAACCTGGGGTCGACGCAGTCGCAGACGTGTTTATCGAACATCCATCGGCGCTATCAAAATCGGTTGCGTGTTCGATGGCCGGTGACGCGATGTGGCGGCTTGATCGAATCACTGGCCCAAAATCGGCAATTGAACGGCTCGAATACCTCTTGCTCGATAGCGAACGGTGCAACGAGTGTCCTGATCGACCTGCCTGTCATTCTCACCGCGAGTACGAACTACTCTCTGGTGATGCCACGAGTAGCACAATCTACACCTATCGATCTGGGATCGACAAGTGCCGGACGTTGCCGTCGCTCGCACGCGAGTATCTTGGTGACGGGCTGTTTTACGAAACCGAACGCCGAGAGGAGCGCTACGAGTGGCGCATTCTGATGCGCAACGACGCGAACGTTGGTCGGCTGTACGACGCCATGCAGGCTGAACTCTGTGACGGTCTCAGCGTGAGCCTTTCACATCTGAGCGAGCCGACTCATTGGACTGACGAGGCGATCACCGTAGCGAAACTCCCGTACGAACAGCGTGAGGCCCTCGAATTGGCTGTCGAGCATGGGTATTATCAAACACCACGCGAGACTTCGTTGAGTGATCTCGCTATTGCTGTCGGAATACCTCAATCGACGCTCCAATACCGGCTCCAACGCGCTGAATCGTGGCTCGCCAGACACTTCGTCGCAGAATGTTTGTGA
- a CDS encoding alpha/beta fold hydrolase, whose amino-acid sequence MRFRTLLAGTVGGIGLTAAANKMLSDKATRLHPPLGQATESYRWRGFDVSYSEAGDPDDPDLLLLHGINAAGSSAEFAAVFDELASDHHVIAPDLPGFGLSDRPPLLYSPSLYATFIADFARDVTDEPSVVASSLSGAYTVMAAEKTQFSEFVFICPTTSTMPGNRTWLRSLLRSPLVGEALFNLISSESSLRYFEADHGLYDPSNADDEYIEYRWQLTHQPGARYAPASFISGALDPDLDLEAALSTLDEPVTLVWGRETETTPLSTGRALAENTDARLAIIDEALLLPHVEHPQQFTDIVREDEIPDANTE is encoded by the coding sequence ATGCGATTTCGCACGCTTCTTGCAGGAACAGTCGGTGGGATTGGTCTCACTGCCGCCGCGAATAAGATGCTCTCCGATAAGGCAACGCGCCTTCATCCACCGTTGGGACAGGCAACCGAAAGCTATCGCTGGCGCGGATTCGACGTTTCGTACAGTGAGGCCGGTGATCCAGACGATCCGGATCTCCTCTTACTTCACGGCATCAATGCTGCCGGATCAAGCGCCGAGTTTGCTGCCGTGTTCGACGAGCTCGCGTCGGACCACCACGTCATCGCGCCAGATCTGCCCGGATTCGGTCTGTCAGACCGTCCTCCGCTGCTGTACTCCCCATCGCTGTACGCAACATTCATTGCCGATTTTGCGCGGGATGTGACCGACGAGCCGAGCGTGGTCGCGTCGTCTCTTTCGGGCGCGTACACGGTAATGGCCGCTGAAAAGACTCAGTTCTCGGAGTTCGTCTTCATCTGCCCGACCACTTCGACGATGCCAGGCAACCGAACGTGGCTGCGGTCGCTTCTGCGATCTCCGCTCGTCGGTGAGGCACTGTTCAATCTCATCTCGTCTGAATCCTCGCTGCGCTACTTCGAGGCCGATCACGGGCTGTACGATCCCTCGAACGCCGATGATGAGTATATCGAATACCGTTGGCAGTTGACCCATCAACCAGGTGCGCGATACGCTCCTGCGTCGTTCATCAGTGGCGCGCTCGATCCCGATCTCGACCTCGAAGCAGCGCTCTCGACGCTCGATGAACCGGTGACGCTCGTGTGGGGACGTGAAACCGAAACCACGCCACTCTCTACAGGTCGTGCGCTCGCAGAGAACACAGACGCACGACTCGCAATCATCGACGA
- the meaB gene encoding methylmalonyl Co-A mutase-associated GTPase MeaB — MSLVEDLLAGDHRALARTITRIENRMSGYRDIVGELHEHTGNANVIGITGSPGAGKSTLVDKLTKHYRDAGHTVGVLAIDPSSPFTGGSVLGDRIRMVSTTGDMDVFFRSMSARGSLGGLSTATADAVKALDAFGKDTILIETVGAGQNEIDIVKTADTVAVLVPPGSGDDIQMLKAGIFEIGDVFVVNKADLPGADRTVKELREMIRTREDYTANGDTSPITTAIEHTTEGTHWEPQLVETVANSGEGVDELVSVLQDHAEYLTDSGARTERDRLRYAEEIRTHVREDVRYLLAREIENRGGLDELASAVEQRETDPYTIADTLLDPIESCLEEQSTELDQ; from the coding sequence ATGAGCCTCGTTGAGGACCTTCTCGCGGGAGATCACCGGGCGCTTGCCCGCACCATTACGAGGATCGAAAATCGGATGTCCGGCTATCGGGACATCGTGGGCGAACTCCACGAACACACCGGCAACGCGAACGTCATCGGGATCACCGGGAGTCCAGGCGCGGGAAAATCGACGCTCGTCGACAAGCTCACGAAACACTACCGAGATGCAGGCCACACTGTTGGCGTTCTCGCCATCGACCCGTCCTCTCCGTTCACCGGCGGGTCTGTCCTCGGCGATCGCATTCGTATGGTCTCTACGACGGGAGACATGGACGTGTTCTTCCGATCGATGAGCGCTCGCGGCAGTCTTGGCGGGCTTTCGACGGCAACGGCAGACGCAGTGAAAGCGCTCGATGCGTTCGGAAAGGACACGATCCTCATCGAGACCGTCGGAGCCGGACAGAACGAGATAGACATCGTGAAGACCGCCGACACGGTCGCCGTCCTCGTTCCACCGGGGTCGGGTGATGACATACAGATGCTCAAAGCGGGCATCTTCGAGATTGGAGATGTGTTCGTCGTCAACAAAGCCGATCTCCCCGGTGCAGATCGTACGGTGAAAGAGCTGCGGGAGATGATTCGAACACGCGAGGATTACACAGCCAACGGAGATACCTCACCGATCACCACCGCGATCGAACACACGACAGAGGGGACACACTGGGAGCCACAGCTCGTCGAGACGGTTGCGAACTCTGGAGAGGGCGTGGACGAACTCGTTTCGGTGCTACAGGATCACGCAGAGTATCTCACAGACTCCGGTGCACGAACAGAGCGTGACCGCCTGCGCTACGCAGAGGAGATTCGCACACACGTACGCGAAGATGTCAGGTACCTTCTGGCACGGGAGATCGAAAATCGGGGCGGTCTCGATGAACTTGCCAGCGCGGTCGAGCAACGCGAAACAGACCCATACACGATCGCTGACACGCTGCTCGATCCGATTGAATCCTGCCTCGAAGAGCAGAGCACGGAACTCGATCAGTAA
- a CDS encoding sodium:solute symporter, which produces MVNPVYLGAFIVYLVLVLAIGVWGYTKTKTKDDFWVYGRNLGKWLATWSLVANFFSAVAAIGVIGETSKTGYAILVGVNFGLALGISGLYFVSHKIRALDEVTLSDIVANVTGREYARPVTGVILFSNAWVYLIIQLVGASVLVTAITGVPYRYMVWVIGIVFILYTVLGGLVSVAWTDLAQGTVMVALMTLTAAYLVVDLGGFTAMNTQFAAIDAANVEPLGGGEYTLITIVSSIVGFFGTIFTGQNVIIRINATKDIETTKFHLAAGGVIIGSFLVVTTILGAATGVALDNAGHTVANPDKAFPVLITQYMPTTIGTIIILGIMSAILSTTDTRLHALGVTLTRDIYDYFRPNTSDEHQLKISRATTIVFGLLATAIGANPPGTIFDLYSFRAVLLTTGLLLPVYVALYWRGFDGRVIIASMVLGGVFGVGTALVGGTVMGVPATLLGVGVAALVLLSGRVVLYRVPTADQSNDPQT; this is translated from the coding sequence ATGGTTAACCCGGTCTATCTCGGCGCATTCATCGTCTACCTCGTGCTTGTGCTTGCGATCGGGGTCTGGGGGTATACAAAAACAAAGACGAAGGACGATTTCTGGGTATACGGACGGAATCTCGGGAAGTGGCTCGCAACGTGGTCGCTGGTTGCGAACTTCTTTAGCGCTGTCGCAGCCATCGGCGTCATCGGGGAAACGTCGAAAACCGGCTACGCGATCCTCGTCGGTGTCAATTTCGGATTGGCGCTCGGGATTAGTGGACTCTATTTCGTTTCGCATAAGATCCGCGCACTCGATGAGGTCACCCTTTCGGACATTGTCGCCAACGTCACTGGTCGAGAGTATGCCCGTCCTGTCACTGGTGTCATCCTATTCAGCAATGCATGGGTCTACCTCATCATCCAACTCGTCGGTGCGAGCGTCCTCGTTACCGCAATTACTGGCGTTCCCTACCGGTATATGGTCTGGGTTATTGGGATCGTGTTCATACTCTACACCGTCCTCGGTGGTCTGGTCAGCGTCGCGTGGACTGATTTAGCGCAGGGAACCGTGATGGTTGCGCTCATGACGCTCACTGCTGCCTACCTGGTGGTCGATCTCGGCGGGTTCACGGCAATGAACACGCAGTTTGCCGCGATTGATGCGGCCAATGTAGAACCATTGGGCGGTGGAGAGTACACCCTGATCACGATTGTGAGTTCCATCGTCGGATTCTTCGGAACGATCTTCACGGGACAGAACGTGATCATCAGGATCAACGCAACGAAGGACATCGAGACGACTAAATTTCATTTGGCGGCCGGGGGTGTCATCATCGGAAGTTTCCTCGTCGTGACGACGATATTGGGCGCTGCGACGGGCGTTGCACTCGACAACGCTGGTCATACGGTTGCCAACCCAGATAAAGCGTTCCCGGTGCTCATTACCCAGTATATGCCGACGACGATCGGTACCATCATCATTCTAGGAATCATGAGCGCCATCCTTTCGACGACAGACACTCGCCTCCATGCGCTTGGAGTGACGCTCACACGGGATATCTACGATTACTTCAGACCAAATACGTCAGACGAACATCAGCTCAAGATTTCCCGAGCGACCACGATCGTTTTCGGACTGCTTGCGACAGCGATTGGTGCGAACCCGCCTGGAACGATCTTCGACCTCTACAGTTTCCGGGCGGTACTGTTGACTACTGGTTTGCTATTACCAGTGTACGTTGCACTCTATTGGCGGGGCTTCGACGGCCGAGTAATCATCGCATCGATGGTGCTGGGAGGTGTCTTCGGCGTTGGTACCGCGTTGGTCGGTGGGACGGTGATGGGTGTCCCCGCGACACTGCTCGGCGTGGGAGTTGCCGCACTGGTACTGTTGAGTGGGCGCGTCGTGCTGTATCGCGTCCCGACTGCCGACCAGTCGAACGATCCGCAAACGTAA
- a CDS encoding GNAT family N-acetyltransferase, with product MEYAVLGWPPDGPTLRLDYRRFGYAGKFVMTNTGKAIARDSDGEQEPLAAVAFNEDRTDPNTLWLRYITTRRDRRGEGIGARLAAFITNQAHERGYDRVVIAVNNPFAYHALFKAGFGFTGERTGIAELVLEHPSNTKRYHAGLDIFCERDLTEDERAFLDTKSKEGPPSVVPPEG from the coding sequence ATGGAGTACGCCGTGCTCGGGTGGCCGCCGGACGGACCGACACTCCGTCTCGATTATCGCCGATTCGGCTACGCTGGGAAGTTCGTCATGACGAACACCGGAAAGGCGATCGCACGCGATAGCGACGGCGAGCAAGAGCCGCTCGCAGCGGTCGCGTTCAACGAAGATCGGACCGACCCGAACACGCTTTGGCTCCGGTATATCACTACTCGACGAGATCGCAGAGGAGAGGGCATCGGCGCGCGGCTCGCGGCGTTTATCACCAACCAAGCCCACGAACGCGGCTACGACCGAGTTGTGATCGCTGTCAACAATCCGTTTGCCTATCACGCGTTGTTCAAAGCCGGATTCGGATTCACCGGAGAACGAACCGGTATCGCCGAACTGGTACTCGAACACCCGAGCAACACGAAACGCTATCACGCGGGACTCGACATATTCTGCGAGCGCGATCTCACCGAGGACGAACGAGCGTTTCTCGACACGAAATCCAAAGAAGGGCCGCCGAGCGTTGTCCCACCAGAGGGTTAA